The following are encoded in a window of Phragmites australis chromosome 22, lpPhrAust1.1, whole genome shotgun sequence genomic DNA:
- the LOC133905320 gene encoding uncharacterized protein LOC133905320, which translates to MSYVERDKVSLPEIKGRLGDHVIVTDEMQLHWLFPGKDLSSCLQLLIDDKVCCVMSDCITEGVANIYVEVPLPYVSDMAVAADGVHTPKQKRKKTSQPEYSEPYQTEDSDSDYQPNSDNSSADDEEAKELKLFAKIYKQKLKGKKVDMGNSTMVAALIETAQGNMVEDLEDGYDTLYFDSSEEYSYDEASDENNNYVVRRKSNWLRRSQCEWFQVITLVDEQNCPRRRDNKLVTANVIDERYGELIKANPTWKLQNIQQTVLREMKADVTLSKCKRAKSIVLQKVLDKTKDEYTKVFDYQAELLRSNPGSTIAVALNPEVIVKHVFQRFYVCFDACKMGFLAGCRRVVGLDGCFFKGACNGELLCAIGRDVNNQMYPIAWAVVEKEATLSWEWFIGLLIKDLGVSADGEGWVFISDQQKGLLGAISKYLRRVEHRMCARQIYANWKKKYIDQKLQKRF; encoded by the exons ATGTCCTATGTGGAACGAGACAAGGTTTCTTTGCCTGAGATCAAAGGGCGCCTTGGTGATCATGTGATAGTTACAGATGAAATGCAGCTGCATTGGTTGTTTCCTGGGAAAGATTTGTCTTCATGCCTTCAATTATTAATAGACGACAAGGTATGTTGTGTCATGAGCGATTGCATAACAGAAGGAGTGGCTAACATTTATGTGGAAGTGCCCTTGCCTTATGTGAGTGACAtggctgttgctgctgatgGGGTACACACACCTAAACAGAAGCGTAAGAAGACTTCTCAACCTGAATACTCTGAACCCTACCAGACTGAGgacagtgatagtgattatcagCCCAATAGTGACAATTCATCTGCAGATGATGAGGAAGCCAAAGAGCTCAAATTGTTTGCCAAGATTTACAAGCAAAAGCTGAAGGGCAAGAAGGTAGATATGGGCAATTCTACGATGGTGGCTGCTTTGATTGAAACTGCACAAGGGAACATGGTTGAAGATTTAGAAGATGGGTATGACACTCTGTACTTTGACTCTAGTGAGGAGTACTCTTATGATGAAGCAAGCGATGAAAACAATAATTATGTGGTTAGGAGGAAAAGCAATTGGCTGAG ACGTAGCCAATGTGAATGGTTTCAGGTTATCACACTTGTTGATGAGCAGAACTGCCCACGTAGGAGGGATAACAAACTTGTGACTGCAAATGTAATTGATGAAAGGTACGGGGAGTTGATAAAGGCCAATCCTACCTGGAAGCTTCAGAACATCCAACAAACTGTTCTTAGGGAGATGAAGGCTGATGTGACTCTATCCAAGTGCAAGAGAGCTAAATCCATTGTGCTGCAGAAAGTGCTAGATAAAACTAAAGATGAGTACACAAAGGTGTTTGATTACCAAGCTGAATTACTTAGAAGCAACCCTGGTAGCACAATTGCAGTTGCTTTGAACCCTGAAGTCATAGTCAAACATGTGTTTCAAAGGTTTTATGTGTGCTTTGATGCTTGCAAAATGGGGTTCCTAGCTGGTTGTAGAAGGGTGGTTGGGCTGGACGGATGCTTCTTCAAGGGAGCATGTAATGGAGAGCTATTGTGTGCTATAGGTAGAGATGTAAATAATCAAATGTACCCTATAGCCTGGGCAGTTGTGGAGAAGGAGGCAACACTTTCATGGGAATGGTTCATTGGATTGTTGATTAAGGATCTAGGCGTCAGTGCAGATGGTGAAGGTTGGGTTTTCATATCAGATCAGCAAAAG GGGTTGCTCGGTGCCATCAGCAAATATCTTCGAAGAGTAGAACATAGAATGTGTGCCAGACAAATCTATGCCAATTGgaagaaaaaatacatagacCAGAAACTTCAGAAGAGGTTCTAG
- the LOC133904409 gene encoding flocculation protein FLO11-like, with protein MARTTTRVLLFLLHILVIIPFPLAEAAGKHSVHDDLNPVQVTNPITTVPSTNPTPTIITVPSTNPTITIPSLNPLPTPITAPSTNPPSSTMPVPVPVIYPLPTPSTSSSPTVPVTNPAVTTPSTFPPSAPLTNPAASNPMAPPAPITAPAVSGQQVWCVVKAAGSTEAALQNALDYACGIGGADCSAIQPSGSCYYPNTLQAHASYAFNSYYQRNPAPSSCDFGGTAMLVSANPSSGSCVFASSSSSSSSTVGYNPAPASTTPSSSLSGSPVTTASGSESGSPVLNASGSGSSESSEFGSVIPGAANTGNGWRPMSRSRWPWAAVVWMLAFCVHIEGMV; from the exons ATGGCCAGGACGACGACGAGGGTGCTGCTCTTCCTCCTGCACATCCTCGTCATCATCCCCTTCCCCCTCGCAGAGGCTGCAG GTAAACATAGTGTCCATGATGACTTGAATCCTGTTCAGGTGACCAACCCGATCACAACAGTCCCCTCTACGAACCCAACACCAACAATTATCACCGTGCCTTCCACGAACCCTACCATCACAATCCCTTCCTTGAACCCTCTGCCCACACCCATCACAGCCCCCTCAACCAATCCCCCTTCTTCCACCATGCCGGTTCCAGTTCCAGTCATATATCCACTGCCAACACCTTCAACCTCCTCCTCACCAACTGTGCCAGTCACCAATCCTGCGGTCACCACACCTTCGACTTTCCCTCCATCAGCACCATTGACCAACCCAGCAGCATCAAACCCGATGGCGCCTCCTGCTCCAATCACAGCGCCAGCTGTGTCAGGGCAGCAAGTCTGGTGCGTGGTCAAGGCTGCTGGCTCAACTGAAGCTGCACTCCAGAATGCGCTGGACTACGCATGCGGCATTGGAGGAGCAGATTGTTCAGCGATTCAGCCATCGGGGAGCTGCTACTATCCAAATACCCTCCAGGCCCATGCGTCATACGCTTTCAACAGTTATTACCAGAGGAATCCTGCACCTTCCAGCTGTGACTTTGGGGGGACGGCAATGCTTGTCAGTGCTAATCCAA GCTCAGGGAGCTGTGTCTTTGCatcctcatcatcgtcatcaag CTCTACTGTTGGATACAATCCTGCGCCCGCTTCTACTactccatcatcatcattatccgGTAGCCCTGTTACTACTGCATCTGGTTCTGAATCGGGATCACCAGTGCTGAATGCGAGTGGGTCAGGCTCTTCCGAATCGTCAGAGTTTGGGTCGGTCATCCCAGGAGCGGCCAACACGGGCAATGGTTGGAGGCCAATGTCACGGTCCCGCTGGCCATGGGCAGCTGTGGTCTGGATGCTGGCATTTTGTGTACACATCGAAGGAATGGTTTGA